A DNA window from Niabella yanshanensis contains the following coding sequences:
- the nuoH gene encoding NADH-quinone oxidoreductase subunit NuoH has product MHLLAIDWFFILEKLILIALVVTLSMIVAMYATYGERKVAAFMQDRIGPNRAGPFGLLQPLADGGKLFFKEEIIPLASSKFLFVLGPVLAMVTALLTSAVIPWGSPALIAGRTVPLQIADINIGILYVFGVVSLGVYGIMIGGWASNNKFSLLAGIRGASQMISYELAMGLSLIAVLMLTGSLQMSTIVQNQLDNGWNIIYQPLGFIIFFICALAECNRTPFDLPEAENELNFGYHQEYSSMKLGFYLFAEYINMFISGVIMSTLYFGGYDIPFVNEASWGISQNFLAFISFAVLMVKACFFVFVFMWIRWTIPRFRFDQLMHLGWKRLVPLALVNMIITALVVLWLQK; this is encoded by the coding sequence ATGCACTTACTTGCGATAGACTGGTTTTTTATTTTAGAAAAATTGATTCTGATAGCCCTCGTGGTTACCCTATCAATGATCGTTGCCATGTATGCTACATATGGTGAGCGGAAGGTAGCGGCATTTATGCAGGACAGGATTGGCCCCAACAGGGCGGGTCCTTTTGGTCTGTTGCAACCTCTGGCTGATGGTGGTAAACTTTTCTTTAAAGAAGAGATCATCCCTCTCGCCTCTTCTAAATTCCTGTTTGTATTAGGTCCGGTACTGGCTATGGTAACCGCCCTGCTTACCAGCGCTGTTATCCCCTGGGGTTCTCCGGCTTTGATAGCAGGCAGAACCGTTCCGTTACAAATTGCAGATATTAACATAGGTATCTTATATGTTTTTGGTGTAGTAAGCTTAGGTGTATACGGCATCATGATCGGCGGCTGGGCCTCTAACAATAAATTTTCTTTGTTAGCAGGTATTCGCGGGGCTTCTCAAATGATCTCCTACGAATTAGCCATGGGGCTGTCTTTGATCGCTGTATTAATGCTTACCGGGTCATTACAGATGAGCACGATTGTACAAAACCAATTGGACAATGGCTGGAACATCATCTATCAACCGCTCGGATTCATAATATTTTTCATCTGCGCACTGGCCGAGTGTAATCGTACACCGTTCGACCTACCTGAAGCAGAAAACGAGCTCAACTTCGGTTATCACCAGGAGTATTCCAGTATGAAACTGGGATTTTACCTGTTTGCAGAATACATTAATATGTTTATAAGCGGCGTTATCATGTCCACCCTTTATTTTGGCGGCTATGATATCCCGTTTGTTAATGAAGCATCGTGGGGCATTTCACAAAATTTCCTGGCCTTTATCAGCTTTGCGGTATTAATGGTGAAAGCGTGCTTCTTTGTATTTGTATTTATGTGGATCCGCTGGACCATCCCACGTTTCCGCTTTGACCAGTTGATGCATTTGGGATGGAAACGACTAGTACCCCTGGCTTTAGTGAATATGATCATTACAGCATTGGTGGTATTGTGGCTACAAAAATAG
- the nuoI gene encoding NADH-quinone oxidoreductase subunit NuoI, translating to MGIQYTNRAKPVDRSPMTFVERLYLWNILKGMGITLKHFFSKKATIKYPEETRPFSKVFRGLHILNRDEEGRENCTACGLCAVACPAEAITMEAAERQEGEEHLYREEKYAAKYEINMLRCIFCGYCEEACPKDAIYLSQTFTPSNYDRKGFIYKKDDLLIPNPVTEPEAYQKALGTINKENKKAEAI from the coding sequence ATGGGTATTCAATATACAAATAGAGCCAAACCGGTAGACCGCAGCCCCATGACCTTTGTGGAGCGCTTATACCTTTGGAATATTTTGAAGGGAATGGGTATTACGCTGAAACACTTTTTTTCTAAAAAAGCCACCATCAAATACCCGGAAGAAACCAGGCCTTTTAGTAAAGTATTTCGTGGCCTGCATATCCTGAACAGGGATGAAGAAGGCCGCGAAAATTGCACTGCCTGCGGACTTTGTGCTGTTGCCTGCCCTGCTGAAGCTATCACTATGGAAGCTGCAGAAAGACAGGAGGGTGAAGAGCACCTGTACCGCGAAGAGAAGTATGCTGCGAAATATGAGATCAATATGCTGCGTTGCATTTTTTGCGGCTATTGCGAAGAAGCTTGTCCTAAAGATGCCATTTATCTTTCTCAAACTTTCACCCCATCGAATTACGACCGCAAAGGTTTTATTTATAAAAAAGACGACCTTTTAATTCCGAACCCTGTAACAGAGCCAGAGGCTTACCAAAAGGCATTAGGAACTATTAATAAGGAAAATAAAAAAGCGGAAGCTATTTAA
- a CDS encoding NADH-quinone oxidoreductase subunit J family protein, with protein MSITQILFWILTVAALFSAIMVVSSKNPVHSVLWLVATFFAISGHYILLNAQFLAVVNIIVYAGAIMVLFLFVIMLMNLNKSAEPIKNRWLQIIGIVSGGCLLLVLVAALRNTEVAKNIAEVNTGDAGLIKTLGKELFTTFVVPFEISSILFLSAMVGAVVIGKKD; from the coding sequence ATGAGCATTACACAAATATTATTCTGGATTCTTACAGTGGCGGCTTTGTTTAGCGCCATCATGGTAGTAAGCAGCAAGAACCCTGTGCACAGTGTACTGTGGCTGGTAGCAACATTCTTTGCCATATCGGGGCACTATATCTTACTGAATGCTCAGTTCCTGGCTGTTGTTAATATTATTGTTTATGCGGGCGCCATCATGGTTTTATTCCTTTTTGTGATCATGTTGATGAACCTGAATAAAAGCGCAGAGCCCATTAAAAACCGCTGGCTGCAGATCATTGGGATCGTATCTGGAGGTTGTTTGTTGCTGGTGCTGGTAGCTGCCTTGAGGAATACCGAAGTAGCAAAAAATATTGCCGAAGTGAATACCGGAGATGCGGGCCTTATTAAAACCCTGGGTAAAGAATTGTTTACCACTTTTGTGGTGCCATTTGAAATCAGCAGCATCCTGTTTCTGAGTGCAATGGTAGGCGCCGTAGTTATTGGTAAAAAAGATTAA
- the nuoK gene encoding NADH-quinone oxidoreductase subunit NuoK, translating to MPINYYIVLALALFSIGIVGVLTRRNAIIVFMCIELMLNSVNLLLVAFSKMQPAKEAAMTVAGTDGQLFVFFIMVVAAAEVSVGLAIIVMMYRNIHSVDINFLNRLKH from the coding sequence ATGCCTATTAATTATTATATCGTATTGGCTTTAGCATTATTCAGCATTGGAATAGTAGGGGTACTTACACGCCGCAATGCAATAATAGTGTTTATGTGCATAGAGCTGATGCTCAACTCTGTCAACCTGTTACTCGTAGCATTTTCCAAAATGCAACCGGCCAAGGAAGCCGCAATGACAGTGGCAGGAACAGACGGGCAATTATTTGTATTCTTTATAATGGTGGTAGCAGCAGCAGAGGTAAGTGTGGGACTGGCTATCATTGTAATGATGTATCGTAATATTCACTCGGTGGATATTAATTTTTTAAACAGACTAAAACATTAA
- the nuoL gene encoding NADH-quinone oxidoreductase subunit L: MQLLLIPLLPLIGFLLNGLLRNYLSKGVIGLIGSGSILGSFILSILAFMQVRSGTIVTAEYFEFIKIAGLRIPFAFQVDQLSSIFLLVITGVGFLIHVYSTSYMHEEKSHHFARYFAYLNLFVFSMLLLVMGSNFVIMFIGWEGVGLCSYLLIGFWFKKEDYTKAASKAFIMNRIGDLAFLIALFILINKLGTVTFSEIFTTEALAKLSAFDITIITTLLFVGATGKSAQIPLYTWLPDAMAGPTPVSALIHAATMVTAGIYMIARSNLMYSMAPGTLNCIAIIGIATALLAASIALKQNDIKKVLAYSTVSQLGYMFLALGTGSYVAAVFHVMTHAFFKALLFLGSGSVIHAMGGEQDMRKMGGLDKYMKITNITFLLGCLAIAGIPGFSGFFSKDEILAGAFATSPILYALGLFGALLTAFYMFRLYATTFKGSFRGTHEQEHHLHESPAAITIPLIILAILSVVGGFIGIPEFLMHGAHSLKDYLHPIFEKSYAILPAHHVSHSTEWTLTGVSSLLIIIMVVLAWTRYSKKPDIEEAKGFGKLLQEKWYVDEIYQSVIVKPLNALGAFFNNIFEKNIVDGIVNGVGRLVNYGGRQLRWLQSGQTGAYILMMVIGVLIVFALQFFLRK; the protein is encoded by the coding sequence ATGCAACTACTCTTAATACCATTATTGCCTTTGATTGGATTTTTATTGAATGGCTTATTAAGAAACTATTTGTCGAAAGGAGTGATCGGGCTAATTGGTAGCGGTTCCATTTTAGGATCGTTTATTTTGAGCATCCTTGCTTTTATGCAGGTTCGTTCGGGCACTATCGTTACTGCTGAATATTTTGAGTTTATTAAGATTGCAGGCTTACGTATTCCTTTTGCGTTCCAGGTAGATCAGTTAAGTTCTATTTTTCTCCTGGTGATCACAGGTGTAGGCTTTTTGATCCATGTGTACTCTACCTCCTACATGCATGAAGAGAAGTCGCATCATTTCGCCCGTTATTTTGCCTATCTCAACCTGTTCGTTTTCTCCATGCTTCTATTGGTAATGGGTTCGAACTTTGTGATTATGTTTATTGGCTGGGAAGGTGTTGGTTTATGCTCTTATTTATTGATAGGCTTCTGGTTTAAAAAAGAAGATTATACCAAAGCTGCTTCCAAGGCCTTTATCATGAACCGTATAGGGGATCTGGCATTCCTGATCGCTTTATTCATCCTGATTAATAAGCTGGGGACCGTAACTTTTAGTGAAATTTTTACCACCGAAGCTTTGGCTAAACTATCTGCATTTGATATTACGATCATCACAACTTTACTATTTGTAGGGGCCACCGGTAAAAGCGCACAAATACCTTTGTATACCTGGTTACCCGATGCGATGGCGGGTCCCACCCCGGTTTCAGCGTTAATACACGCCGCAACGATGGTAACGGCAGGTATTTATATGATCGCCCGTAGTAACTTAATGTACTCTATGGCCCCGGGTACTTTAAACTGCATTGCCATTATTGGTATTGCAACTGCCCTGCTAGCAGCAAGTATTGCGCTCAAACAAAACGATATCAAAAAAGTACTGGCCTACTCAACGGTAAGCCAGTTAGGATATATGTTCCTGGCGTTGGGTACGGGTTCTTATGTAGCAGCCGTTTTCCACGTAATGACACATGCTTTCTTTAAGGCGCTTTTGTTCCTGGGCTCTGGTTCCGTAATACATGCCATGGGTGGAGAACAGGATATGCGTAAAATGGGCGGTTTAGATAAGTACATGAAAATCACTAATATTACCTTCTTGTTGGGTTGTTTGGCTATTGCAGGTATCCCTGGCTTCTCCGGCTTTTTCTCAAAAGATGAAATTCTGGCTGGCGCATTTGCCACCTCCCCTATCTTATATGCATTGGGACTTTTTGGTGCTTTACTCACTGCTTTTTATATGTTCCGTCTATACGCAACCACCTTTAAAGGTAGCTTCCGTGGTACACATGAGCAGGAACATCATTTACACGAAAGCCCGGCTGCGATCACTATTCCGTTGATCATATTGGCCATCCTTTCGGTTGTGGGTGGCTTTATTGGCATACCTGAGTTTTTGATGCACGGTGCGCACAGCTTAAAAGATTATCTGCACCCCATATTCGAAAAATCTTATGCGATCCTGCCAGCACATCATGTATCTCATAGCACAGAGTGGACGTTGACTGGTGTATCTTCTTTACTGATCATCATAATGGTAGTACTGGCATGGACCCGGTACAGTAAAAAGCCTGATATCGAAGAGGCGAAAGGTTTTGGTAAGTTATTACAGGAGAAATGGTATGTGGATGAGATTTACCAATCGGTTATCGTTAAACCACTAAATGCGTTGGGCGCATTTTTCAATAATATTTTTGAGAAGAACATTGTAGACGGCATTGTAAACGGCGTGGGCAGGCTGGTGAACTATGGCGGCAGACAATTGCGCTGGCTACAAAGCGGGCAGACGGGAGCTTACATACTGATGATGGTAATTGGAGTGCTGATTGTTTTTGCCCTGCAATTCTTTTTAAGAAAATAA
- a CDS encoding complex I subunit 4 family protein has translation MIALLLILVPLLSGIITFFIKKEEGARTWSLLSAIATFIIAIIGFTCYSNTAALSFKAHWMGILNSSFSLSADGMGAMLCMLTGISFPLIFVSTWNTVYKKAHNFLGLMLLAQAGLMGVFLAMDALLFYFFWELALIPVYFICSQWGGEKRIKITFKFFIYTFIGSLLMLVGILYIYSKTNSFDITAFYNSNLPLKEQMWVFWLFFLAFAIKMPIFPFHTWQPDAYEQSPTAATMVLSGIMVKMGVLGLLRWLLPVLPLASFSWGDTVSTMAVIGIVYASLIAFQQDDMKRLVAYSSIAHIGLMCVAVFAENKSALQGTMIQMFSHGINILGMWIIVEIIERKFGTRKMSELGGIAKTAPVLTIFFFIIAFANIALPLTNAFIGEFLMFNGILGVNPQISKYGIPLAVTAGLGIILGAVYTLKMARKVFLGETNSLTEQGTDIVFHEKAILGIIAVTIIVAGVYPQPLLHSFEDITNSILHKSDVLHLLKPAKH, from the coding sequence ATGATCGCACTGTTGTTGATATTAGTCCCATTGCTTAGCGGCATTATCACTTTTTTTATTAAGAAAGAAGAAGGCGCCAGAACCTGGTCCTTGCTGTCGGCTATTGCAACTTTTATTATTGCCATAATAGGATTTACCTGCTATAGCAATACGGCTGCATTAAGCTTTAAAGCACACTGGATGGGCATTTTAAACAGTAGCTTTTCGCTCAGCGCCGATGGAATGGGCGCTATGCTATGCATGCTTACCGGCATTTCTTTTCCGCTGATCTTTGTTTCTACCTGGAATACCGTTTATAAAAAAGCTCACAATTTTCTAGGACTGATGTTGTTGGCACAAGCTGGTTTGATGGGCGTGTTCCTGGCCATGGACGCATTATTGTTCTACTTCTTTTGGGAGTTGGCACTTATTCCCGTTTACTTTATCTGTTCGCAATGGGGTGGTGAAAAGCGTATTAAGATCACTTTCAAATTTTTCATTTACACTTTTATTGGTTCGCTTTTGATGCTGGTAGGTATACTGTACATCTATTCGAAAACTAATTCTTTCGATATTACCGCTTTTTACAACTCCAATCTTCCGCTTAAAGAGCAGATGTGGGTGTTCTGGCTGTTCTTCCTGGCTTTTGCTATCAAAATGCCCATATTCCCCTTTCATACCTGGCAGCCCGATGCGTACGAGCAATCCCCTACTGCCGCTACAATGGTGTTAAGCGGCATCATGGTTAAGATGGGCGTACTAGGCTTACTTCGCTGGTTACTTCCCGTACTGCCCCTGGCATCTTTCAGCTGGGGCGATACAGTGTCTACCATGGCAGTTATTGGTATTGTATATGCGTCCCTCATTGCATTTCAGCAGGATGATATGAAGAGACTGGTAGCCTATTCTTCTATCGCCCACATTGGTTTAATGTGTGTGGCAGTGTTTGCCGAAAACAAAAGCGCTTTACAGGGCACTATGATACAGATGTTTTCCCATGGTATCAACATCCTGGGTATGTGGATCATTGTGGAGATCATTGAAAGAAAATTCGGAACCCGTAAAATGAGTGAACTTGGGGGTATTGCCAAGACAGCTCCCGTGTTAACCATCTTCTTCTTTATTATCGCATTTGCCAATATAGCTTTGCCTTTAACTAATGCGTTTATAGGCGAGTTCCTGATGTTTAATGGCATATTAGGGGTCAACCCGCAGATATCCAAATATGGTATTCCGTTAGCTGTTACAGCTGGTCTGGGTATTATTCTGGGGGCTGTGTACACGTTGAAAATGGCCCGTAAAGTATTTTTAGGTGAAACCAATAGCTTAACCGAACAGGGTACAGACATTGTCTTTCATGAAAAAGCTATTTTAGGAATTATTGCAGTAACAATTATTGTTGCCGGTGTTTATCCGCAACCGCTGTTACACTCTTTTGAAGATATAACAAATTCTATTTTACATAAATCAGACGTGCTTCACCTGTTGAAACCGGCGAAGCATTAA
- a CDS encoding NADH-quinone oxidoreductase subunit N yields MNALVLSAILGVVMMFSGVVFQKNAPIKTTGIIAMILLFLANCMEMRGIRFFKFDVSGFMAFDSYALFFNGIAIFATLIYLLITSSQMEKVGKNFADYLALIFFIIAGITITTSFKSLLTLFLGIEIISIPLYILTGADKKNLKSNEAALKYFLMGSFSTGIMLMGIALIYGSQGTFTIDKMNFTVAAKSTLHIAGMLFLLFAMSFKASVAPFHFWTPDVYDGAPTVFTSFMATIVKAAVFVGFVRLFGGAFGKLEDTWSIWVAIMIAATLFVGNITAVFQQSVKRMLSYSSIAQAGFLLFGVYAMNDAAREGLLIYSAAYCLATIGIFAVLSKMTDYSFEGFNGLAKHQPVLAFTTTICLLSLAGIPLTAGFLGKFYMLKAAIMTGQHLWLVIFAVVMAAVSVYYYFRVIQAMYFKEGPVQSVAASSFEKYTLIAVCVLIILLGIFPGTFLGWLYF; encoded by the coding sequence ATGAACGCATTAGTACTCTCTGCAATTTTGGGCGTTGTTATGATGTTTAGTGGTGTAGTGTTTCAAAAGAACGCGCCCATTAAAACCACTGGCATTATAGCCATGATATTGCTCTTTTTAGCAAACTGCATGGAAATGAGGGGCATCCGGTTTTTTAAATTTGATGTCTCCGGTTTTATGGCTTTTGACAGTTATGCCTTGTTTTTTAATGGTATTGCTATATTCGCTACGTTGATTTATTTACTGATCACTTCCAGCCAAATGGAAAAAGTAGGTAAGAATTTTGCAGATTACCTGGCTTTGATCTTTTTTATCATTGCCGGTATTACAATTACTACCAGCTTTAAATCTTTATTGACCTTATTCCTGGGCATTGAAATTATTTCCATTCCTCTTTATATACTAACAGGCGCAGATAAAAAGAACCTGAAAAGTAATGAAGCTGCATTAAAATACTTCCTGATGGGCTCCTTCTCAACTGGTATTATGCTGATGGGAATTGCACTCATCTACGGCTCCCAGGGTACCTTTACCATTGACAAGATGAACTTTACGGTGGCCGCTAAATCAACCCTGCATATTGCCGGGATGTTATTCCTGCTATTTGCCATGAGTTTTAAGGCTTCTGTAGCCCCCTTCCATTTCTGGACTCCTGATGTTTATGACGGAGCCCCAACAGTCTTTACCTCGTTTATGGCAACCATCGTAAAAGCTGCTGTATTTGTGGGCTTTGTTCGTCTCTTTGGTGGTGCTTTTGGTAAACTAGAAGACACTTGGTCGATTTGGGTGGCCATCATGATTGCTGCAACTCTATTTGTAGGTAATATTACAGCAGTATTTCAGCAAAGCGTTAAGCGCATGCTCTCCTACTCCAGTATTGCCCAGGCCGGTTTTCTATTGTTTGGTGTATATGCCATGAACGATGCAGCCCGCGAAGGTTTGTTGATTTATTCTGCAGCTTATTGTTTGGCAACTATTGGCATTTTTGCAGTATTAAGCAAAATGACTGATTACAGCTTTGAAGGTTTTAACGGATTGGCGAAACATCAGCCGGTATTAGCTTTTACTACTACTATTTGTCTTTTATCGTTAGCAGGTATCCCTTTAACAGCAGGCTTCCTCGGTAAATTCTACATGTTAAAAGCCGCTATAATGACCGGCCAGCACCTTTGGCTAGTGATTTTTGCAGTGGTAATGGCTGCCGTAAGCGTTTACTACTATTTCCGGGTTATACAGGCCATGTATTTTAAAGAAGGGCCTGTTCAATCAGTAGCTGCCAGCAGCTTTGAAAAATACACGCTGATCGCTGTTTGCGTGCTGATTATCCTTCTGGGCATTTTCCCGGGTACTTTCCTGGGCTGGTTATATTTTTAG
- a CDS encoding ABC transporter permease, producing MKFSDTFLLAFRTVKGNTLRTALTVAIIAFGIMALIGIITAIKAMNQKFTESFSSMGANAFTIRFKERNIRFGGGGDDLTVSQKGKKEKKSNLGRNISKEEAEYFINNYKFPGVVSGLSVFGNRSNTVSFADKKTSPNVMMFGGDEKYLELNGYTLLNGRNLTLQEVRNAQNVCILGYDVAKKFFDEAADKAVGKTVRINNLPYLVLGVLDSRGSTFGFSRDNMAIIGYRNLAKNFAGNNTSYVLAVKVDDINKMNEAMGEAEALFRGVRKTLITEESNFVMDKSDSMVERAMNSLGFLTISATVIGLITLIGAAIGLMNIMLVSVAERTKEVGLIKAIGGKSKVVKKQFLLEAVIISILGAIFGIILGILVGNSFAVVLGTGFVVPWGWVLYGILICSGVGLLAGLYPAIKAGKLNPIEALRYE from the coding sequence ATGAAATTCAGCGACACATTTCTTCTGGCTTTTAGAACCGTTAAAGGAAATACTTTACGTACAGCCCTTACTGTGGCTATTATAGCTTTTGGTATTATGGCGCTGATAGGCATTATTACAGCTATTAAAGCCATGAACCAGAAGTTCACCGAGAGTTTCTCCAGTATGGGAGCTAACGCATTTACGATCCGGTTTAAAGAACGTAATATCCGTTTTGGTGGCGGAGGAGATGATCTGACCGTTTCACAAAAAGGTAAGAAAGAAAAAAAATCGAACCTGGGCCGTAATATTTCAAAAGAGGAAGCTGAATATTTTATCAACAATTATAAATTTCCGGGTGTAGTTAGCGGGCTGTCTGTATTTGGCAATCGTAGTAACACTGTTTCGTTTGCTGATAAAAAAACCAGTCCGAATGTAATGATGTTTGGGGGTGACGAGAAGTACCTTGAACTAAACGGGTATACCTTGCTCAACGGACGGAATCTTACACTCCAGGAAGTTAGAAATGCCCAGAACGTATGCATATTAGGTTACGATGTAGCCAAAAAATTTTTCGATGAGGCAGCAGACAAGGCTGTAGGAAAAACCGTACGTATCAATAATCTCCCCTACCTGGTTTTAGGCGTGCTGGACAGCCGTGGTTCTACGTTTGGCTTTAGCAGGGATAATATGGCCATCATAGGTTACCGCAACCTCGCTAAGAATTTTGCCGGTAATAATACTTCCTACGTACTTGCGGTAAAGGTAGATGATATCAATAAAATGAACGAAGCTATGGGAGAAGCCGAAGCGCTGTTCAGGGGAGTCAGAAAAACTTTGATCACCGAAGAAAGCAATTTTGTGATGGACAAAAGCGATAGCATGGTAGAAAGGGCTATGAATAGTCTGGGCTTTTTGACTATATCGGCCACGGTAATAGGACTGATCACTCTTATAGGGGCCGCCATAGGGCTTATGAATATTATGCTGGTAAGCGTGGCAGAGCGCACTAAAGAGGTAGGGCTGATAAAAGCAATTGGCGGTAAAAGTAAAGTGGTAAAAAAGCAATTCCTGCTCGAAGCAGTGATCATCAGCATACTGGGAGCCATTTTCGGAATCATCCTGGGCATTTTGGTTGGCAATAGTTTTGCTGTTGTATTAGGTACAGGATTTGTGGTGCCCTGGGGATGGGTATTATATGGCATTTTAATTTGTAGTGGTGTAGGTTTGCTGGCAGGGTTGTACCCGGCGATAAAAGCAGGAAAACTCAATCCCATCGAGGCCCTTCGGTACGAGTAA
- the accD gene encoding acetyl-CoA carboxylase, carboxyltransferase subunit beta, with protein MAEEIEDFDADLAGEQGKDQKTGWFRRIKKGILTKTSEKKETQEGLWTKCPECNYISTFAELKEQLYVCPKCDYHHRLNSYQYYEVLFDNNEYEELFTNIKSKDLLGFTDLKPYKKRLEDIWSNSSLNDSIRVGVGLVDGEKMVIACMDFEFIGGSLGSVMGEKFARAVDYCIKHKLPYMVINKSGGARMMESAFSLMQMAKTSGKLSQLSDAQLPYISLLTDPTFGGVSASFAMLGDLNIAEPGALIGFAGPRVIKETIKKDLPEGFQRSEFLLEHGFLDFIVNRKVLKEKIGTVIRLFRN; from the coding sequence ATGGCTGAGGAGATAGAAGATTTTGATGCCGATCTGGCGGGTGAACAGGGAAAGGACCAGAAAACAGGCTGGTTCCGCAGGATTAAGAAAGGCATTTTAACAAAAACGTCTGAGAAGAAGGAAACACAGGAAGGTTTATGGACCAAGTGTCCTGAATGTAACTATATTTCTACTTTTGCTGAGCTCAAAGAGCAACTATATGTATGCCCTAAATGCGATTATCATCATCGCCTGAACAGCTATCAGTACTACGAAGTATTGTTCGACAATAACGAATACGAAGAGCTTTTTACCAATATTAAAAGCAAAGACCTGTTAGGCTTTACTGACCTGAAACCCTATAAAAAAAGGCTGGAAGATATCTGGTCCAATAGCAGCCTGAATGATTCAATACGCGTGGGCGTTGGTTTGGTAGATGGCGAAAAAATGGTGATTGCCTGTATGGACTTCGAATTCATTGGTGGGTCGCTGGGTAGCGTTATGGGAGAAAAATTCGCCCGTGCGGTAGACTATTGTATCAAACACAAGCTACCTTATATGGTCATTAATAAAAGCGGAGGCGCCCGTATGATGGAAAGTGCTTTTTCGCTGATGCAAATGGCTAAAACCAGCGGTAAGCTGTCTCAGTTAAGCGATGCCCAGTTACCTTATATTTCCTTATTAACCGACCCTACATTTGGTGGCGTATCTGCCTCCTTTGCTATGTTGGGAGATCTGAATATAGCGGAACCCGGAGCGCTGATAGGCTTCGCAGGTCCACGCGTTATTAAAGAAACCATCAAAAAAGATCTTCCGGAAGGTTTTCAGCGAAGCGAATTCCTTTTAGAACATGGATTCCTTGACTTTATTGTAAACCGTAAAGTTTTAAAAGAAAAGATAGGAACCGTTATCCGGCTTTTCAGAAATTAA
- the smpB gene encoding SsrA-binding protein SmpB: MASPISIKNRSAFHEYFIDDTYVAGMVLLGTEVKSLREGRASFNDSYCIIHKGEIWIKSLHISPYSHGTVNNHDADRDKKLLLQKREIRKIQAKLKEKGYTLVPLKIFMNDRNFIKIELGLGKGKKLYDKRESIKQKDVEREMKRFLK; encoded by the coding sequence TTGGCTTCACCCATTTCCATAAAGAACCGTTCTGCATTTCATGAGTATTTTATTGATGATACTTATGTGGCGGGAATGGTATTGCTGGGGACAGAGGTTAAATCCCTGCGCGAAGGCAGAGCCAGTTTTAATGACAGCTATTGTATTATTCACAAAGGTGAAATATGGATCAAGAGCCTGCACATCTCCCCCTATTCACATGGCACGGTCAACAACCATGATGCAGACAGAGATAAAAAGCTCCTGCTTCAAAAGAGGGAGATCAGGAAAATACAGGCCAAGTTAAAAGAAAAAGGCTATACCCTTGTACCGCTTAAGATATTTATGAACGACCGGAACTTTATTAAAATAGAGTTGGGTTTAGGTAAAGGCAAAAAGCTGTACGATAAAAGAGAAAGCATTAAACAAAAAGATGTGGAGCGTGAAATGAAGCGCTTCTTAAAATAG
- a CDS encoding DUF481 domain-containing protein translates to MKKLYILFIVIAIQFKLQAQFTDSTTRLVKLTSGGSINKTKDGSNYLFNNNAQFNVRKRRTVLNSSASWIYGMNPEKLTNNDFTLSSNVNLYRHFTDFYYWGLVNYTTSYSLNIKAQGQAGIGIAYNFINKPNLWLNVSNGMIGETSRIIQGDTAVINYQTIRNSLRVQFMFKLGDRLTFRTGNFFQPSLEYISDHIISSDTEFTYQLWKGLNLNTRLLYNKISRTEKENLIFTYGFGYQKYF, encoded by the coding sequence ATGAAAAAACTTTATATCCTATTCATCGTAATAGCTATCCAGTTTAAGCTGCAGGCACAATTTACTGATAGTACTACCAGGCTTGTAAAACTCACATCCGGAGGTTCGATTAATAAAACAAAAGATGGATCCAATTATCTCTTTAATAACAATGCACAGTTCAATGTTCGAAAAAGACGTACGGTTTTAAATTCTTCAGCTTCCTGGATTTATGGTATGAACCCCGAAAAGCTTACCAATAATGATTTTACCTTATCCAGTAATGTAAACCTGTATCGCCATTTTACTGACTTCTATTACTGGGGATTGGTCAATTATACAACCAGCTACTCACTTAATATTAAAGCACAGGGACAAGCGGGGATTGGTATTGCCTATAACTTTATCAATAAGCCTAACCTATGGCTCAACGTAAGCAATGGTATGATCGGAGAAACCAGCCGCATTATACAGGGCGACACTGCTGTTATCAATTATCAAACCATACGAAATTCTTTAAGGGTTCAGTTTATGTTCAAGCTGGGCGATCGATTAACCTTCCGTACCGGTAATTTTTTCCAGCCGTCATTAGAATACATCAGTGATCATATTATTTCCAGTGATACAGAATTTACTTACCAGCTCTGGAAAGGACTCAACCTCAATACCCGGTTGTTGTATAACAAGATCAGCAGAACAGAGAAAGAGAACCTGATATTTACTTACGGATTCGGATATCAGAAATATTTTTAA